In Flavobacterium sp. GSB-24, the genomic window TATTGATATTCTGGATTTCCTGTATCTGGATTAAATCGTACTAAGGCCATGTCAATTCTATCATTTACATCCAGAAAACTTCCTGCAAATGTGCCGGCATATCTCAAACCAGAATTAAAAGATCCTGATTTTTTTAAACTTGCTTCGTACGAAGTACTAGTTTCTGGAATAAGATTTTCATTTCCTGTAAAAAAGTGACCATCAAAAATTTGTTTGGTGTAAAGCTCATCAAAAGTTGGTGTTCTAAATGAAGTGCCGTAAGAACCACGAAGTTCAAGTCCGTTATCAAACAAATATCTTATTCCAAGCGAAGACGCATATTGATCTTGAAACTGAGACTGAGCAGAAAAACGCAGACCTGGACGAACAGAAAATCTTGATGTTGCCATGATTTCAGATGATACAAAAAAATCGTAGTTTTCCAGTGTTTTACGAACGGGAGAATAAATATTATTTCCTTCTTGGACTAAAGCAAAGCCTTGATTATTTACAAACTCATAACCAATCTGTAAATCTATTTTTTTATTCGTGAAAAAATTATTTACTGTTCCTGTAGAGTAAAGAACTTCCATCGATTGGTCTTTAGCTGTTACTCTATTTGCTTCACTTTTAGTATATAAATAGTACCAAAAATCTTCTACATTTCTTTCTTGCTTTTGATGAGAAAGAGAGACATTATAATTTAATCTGGTAAACATTTTTCCAGAAGCATTTAAGTTATGGAAGTACCTATTACTTAAATATCGTTTATCATTAGCATAGCGATAAGAACCTAATTGTGAGTTGTAGCCTGACTGTACTGTTGAATTATAATAATCAACGTCTTCATCTAAATATTCAAATTTGTAAAATATTTTAAAATTATTTTTCGAATAAGAGATTAGTGCATTTCCATTCAACTGATCTTTCGGAAGCCATCTGTAACCTCTAGTCTGATCATTCTCAAAATAGTCTTTTCCATTTTTATCATCTAGAAAACCTTGAAAATTATTGCGATTTGCACCAATACTTACAAACCAATTTTCATTGAAAGTATGCGCTGCTCGAATAGATTGTATATGACGTCCTTTATCAAAAAGAGCATATTCATCTTTTACTGTTTCTTCTTGAACCGACGCCGTTATATTCCATTTATATTCAGAAGATTTTTTAGTAATAATATTCAAAACACCACTTACAGCATTAGCCCCATAAATTACTCCCATCGAACCTTCAACTATTTCTATTCGTTCAACGTCGTTTAAATTAATCTGTGATAAATCTGTATTATTCCCTAAACCAGCTTCATTTACTAACGGAACATTATCTACTAGAATTTTAAAGTATTGAGCATCTAAACCAAATAAAGAAACTGTAGAACGACCACTTGTGCCACTTGGTCTAACCGTAATATTTAAATATTGATTTAAAACATCAGCCAAGTTATTTGCTGCTAAATTTTTAATATCCTTACTTGAAATCACTCGAACATTAAACACAGATTTTTTTATAGATTGTGGCTCAAATTGTCCTGTAACAACAACTTCTGATAATTTTTCCTGTGAGTTAATAGTGTCTTTTTGCTGAGCAAAAGAACAAGTACAAAAAAGAAGTCCAGCAAAAAGGGTAAAATTTATTTTCATTATTTTTATTCAGTCTTAATAATAGATGCAAATATATAACTATTTTTAATTGTTCTAAATAAAATTTATATATTTGCCAAAATTTAAAACAAAACAATAAGTTATGATTTCAAAAAGCCTTTTTTTGTCAGCCGCTATGGCTTTAACATGTGGTCTTGGTTTTAGTCAGGACAAAA contains:
- a CDS encoding TonB-dependent receptor → MKINFTLFAGLLFCTCSFAQQKDTINSQEKLSEVVVTGQFEPQSIKKSVFNVRVISSKDIKNLAANNLADVLNQYLNITVRPSGTSGRSTVSLFGLDAQYFKILVDNVPLVNEAGLGNNTDLSQINLNDVERIEIVEGSMGVIYGANAVSGVLNIITKKSSEYKWNITASVQEETVKDEYALFDKGRHIQSIRAAHTFNENWFVSIGANRNNFQGFLDDKNGKDYFENDQTRGYRWLPKDQLNGNALISYSKNNFKIFYKFEYLDEDVDYYNSTVQSGYNSQLGSYRYANDKRYLSNRYFHNLNASGKMFTRLNYNVSLSHQKQERNVEDFWYYLYTKSEANRVTAKDQSMEVLYSTGTVNNFFTNKKIDLQIGYEFVNNQGFALVQEGNNIYSPVRKTLENYDFFVSSEIMATSRFSVRPGLRFSAQSQFQDQYASSLGIRYLFDNGLELRGSYGTSFRTPTFDELYTKQIFDGHFFTGNENLIPETSTSYEASLKKSGSFNSGLRYAGTFAGSFLDVNDRIDMALVRFNPDTGNPEYQYINISKYKMWNFSAMNQFTIDNFNFNIGAAVIGVSRKIENEVFASDDRFLYSFNINSSVSYQLPKWNTIISAYYKFNGKTQQFIEGTSSYILSDIDPSHWLDASIRQGFFKNQLEATIGARNICNITNVRQTNTNQSAGHAGSSELMLAYGRSYFIKLTYNLNL